A single window of Nicotiana sylvestris chromosome 3, ASM39365v2, whole genome shotgun sequence DNA harbors:
- the LOC104210325 gene encoding small ribosomal subunit protein uS11m-like, with protein MKLIRSVLWAANAFKLHSSHHPQAFRTFSAFPNYGIQGKTESKICSNEHSVLGMNVYSPYNAGRRCFIHSESPKEAEMGNNSRPMDFVRGLTEDNTRGILGGAPLSRYHVEQDADIVHIKVLRNNAFVTVTDSKGNKKFGATAGKITGKGTKIARYAAESTAEHVGREARDRGLRSVVMKVNGFTFFKKKKQAILSFREGYTHSRGDKNPVVFIEDTTRRPHNGCRLPKKRRI; from the exons ATGAAACTTATACGCAGTGTCTTATGGGCTGCCAATGCTTTCAAATTACATTCTTCTCATCACCCTCAAGCTTTCAGGACCTTTTCTGCATTTCCAAATTATG GTATTCAAGGGAAGACTGAAAGCAAAATATGCAGTAATGAGCACTCAGTCTTGGGAATGAATGTTTATTCACCATATAATGCTGGGAGGAGGTGTTTCATACATTCTGAAAGCCCAAAGGAAGCTGAGATGGGAAACAATTCTAGACCAATGGACTTTGTTAGAGGACTTACGGAGGACAATACGAGGGGTATTCTGGGTGGTGCTCCACTTTCTAGGTATCATGTCGAGCAGGATGCTGATATTGTTCATATAAAGGTTCTTCGCAACAACGCCTTTGTTACTGTGACGGATTCAAAAGGGAACAAAAAGTTTGGGGCTACTGCAGGTAAGATAACAGGAAAAGGAACAAAAATTGCAAGATATGCTGCTGAATCAACTGCAGAACATGTTGGGCGTGAAGCCAGAGACCGGGGCTTGAGGTCAGTGGTCATGAAAGTAAATGGCTTTACTTTctttaagaaaaagaaacaagCAATCCTAAGCTTCAGAGAGGGCTATACTCATTCTCGTGGAGATAAGAATCCTGTGGTATTCATTGAGGACACAACACGACGCCCCCATAATGGATGCCGCCTCCCAAAGAAACGGCGCATCTAA